A single genomic interval of Lathyrus oleraceus cultivar Zhongwan6 chromosome 7, CAAS_Psat_ZW6_1.0, whole genome shotgun sequence harbors:
- the LOC127105438 gene encoding inactive protein RESTRICTED TEV MOVEMENT 2 isoform X15 — translation MSLIPSSLSSSFPEKSAFLSILVDWKETPEAHVFQTDLPGLKKEEVKVEIDDDSVLQISGERSFEKEDENDEWHCVERSSGKFMRRFRLPENAKIDQVTANMENGVLTVTVPKQEEKKPEVKAYMENGVLIIPVPKQEAKKPEVKAYMKNGVLHIPVPEQEAKKPEVKTYMKNGVLHISVPEQEAKKPEVKTYMKNGVLHISVPEQEAKKPEVKTYMKNGVLHISVPEQEAKKPEVKTYMKNGVLHIPVPEQEAKKPEVKAYMKNGVLHIPVPKQEAKKPEVKAYMKNDVLNIPVPKSQSIHEEWCCHYNCS, via the exons ATGTCGCTGATTCCGAGTTCACTTTCCAGTTCCTTTCCTGAAAAATCAGCATTCTTGAGCATACTTGTGGACTGGAAGGAGACTCCAGAAGCGCATGTCTTCCAGACGGATCTTCCTGGACTGAAGAAGGAGGAAGTGAAGGTGGAGATCGATGATGATAGTGTTCTTCAGATAAGTGGAGAGAGAAGCTTTGAGAAAGAAGATGAGAACGATGAATGGCATTGCGTGGAGCGTAGCAGCGGGAAATTCATGAGAAGGTTTAGATTACCAGAGAATGCTAAAATTGATCAAGTCACCGCAAATATGGAGAATGGTGTTCTCACTGTAACCGTTCCTAAACAAGAGGAGAAGAAGCCTGAAGTCAAAGCATACATGGAGAATGGTGTTCTCATTATACCAGTTCCTAAACAAGAGGCGAAGAAACCTGAAGTCAAAGCATACATGAAGAATGGTGTTCTCCATATACCTGTTCCTGAACAAGAGGCGAAGAAACCTGAAGTCAAAACATACATGAAGAATGGTGTTCTCCATATATCTGTTCCTGAACAAGAGGCGAAGAAACCTGAAGTCAAAACATACATGAAGAATGGTGTTCTCCATATATCTGTTCCTGAACAAGAGGCGAAGAAACCTGAAGTCAAAACATACATGAAGAATGGTGTTCTCCATATAT CTGTTCCTGAACAAGAGGCGAAGAAACCTGAAGTCAAAACATACATGAAGAATGGTGTTCTCCATATACCTGTTCCTGAACAAGAGGCGAAGAAAC CTGAAGTCAAAGCATACATGAAGAATGGTGTTCTCCATATACCTGTTCCTAAACAAGAGGCGAAGAAACCTGAAGTCAAAGCATACATGAAGAATGATGTTCTCAATATACCTGTTCCTAAAAGTCAAAGCATACATGAAGAATGGTGTTGTCACTATAACTGTTCCTAA
- the LOC127105438 gene encoding protein RESTRICTED TEV MOVEMENT 2 isoform X9, with protein sequence MSLIPSSLSSSFPEKSAFLSILVDWKETPEAHVFQTDLPGLKKEEVKVEIDDDSVLQISGERSFEKEDENDEWHCVERSSGKFMRRFRLPENAKIDQVTANMENGVLTVTVPKQEEKKPEVKAYMENGVLIIPVPKQEAKKPEVKAYMKNGVLHIPVPEQEAKKPEVKTYMKNGVLHISVPEQEAKKPEVKTYMKNGVLHISVPEQEAKKPEVKTYMKNGVLHISVPEQEAKKPEVKTYMKNGVLHIPVPEQEAKKPEVKTYMKNGVLHISVPEQEAKKPEVKAYMKNGVLHIPVPKQEAKKPEVKAYMKNDVLNIPVPKSQSIHEEWCCHYNCS encoded by the exons ATGTCGCTGATTCCGAGTTCACTTTCCAGTTCCTTTCCTGAAAAATCAGCATTCTTGAGCATACTTGTGGACTGGAAGGAGACTCCAGAAGCGCATGTCTTCCAGACGGATCTTCCTGGACTGAAGAAGGAGGAAGTGAAGGTGGAGATCGATGATGATAGTGTTCTTCAGATAAGTGGAGAGAGAAGCTTTGAGAAAGAAGATGAGAACGATGAATGGCATTGCGTGGAGCGTAGCAGCGGGAAATTCATGAGAAGGTTTAGATTACCAGAGAATGCTAAAATTGATCAAGTCACCGCAAATATGGAGAATGGTGTTCTCACTGTAACCGTTCCTAAACAAGAGGAGAAGAAGCCTGAAGTCAAAGCATACATGGAGAATGGTGTTCTCATTATACCAGTTCCTAAACAAGAGGCGAAGAAACCTGAAGTCAAAGCATACATGAAGAATGGTGTTCTCCATATACCTGTTCCTGAACAAGAGGCGAAGAAACCTGAAGTCAAAACATACATGAAGAATGGTGTTCTCCATATATCTGTTCCTGAACAAGAGGCGAAGAAACCTGAAGTCAAAACATACATGAAGAATGGTGTTCTCCATATATCTGTTCCTGAACAAGAGGCGAAGAAACCTGAAGTCAAAACATACATGAAGAATGGTGTTCTCCATATAT CTGTTCCTGAACAAGAGGCGAAGAAACCTGAAGTCAAAACATACATGAAGAATGGTGTTCTCCATATACCTGTTCCTGAACAAGAGGCGAAGAAACCTGAAGTCAAAACATACATGAAGAATGGTGTTCTCCATATATCTGTTCCTGAACAAGAGGCGAAGAAACCTGAAGTCAAAGCATACATGAAGAATGGTGTTCTCCATATACCTGTTCCTAAACAAGAGGCGAAGAAACCTGAAGTCAAAGCATACATGAAGAATGATGTTCTCAATATACCTGTTCCTAAAAGTCAAAGCATACATGAAGAATGGTGTTGTCACTATAACTGTTCCTAA
- the LOC127105438 gene encoding inactive protein RESTRICTED TEV MOVEMENT 2 isoform X10: protein MSLIPSSLSSSFPEKSAFLSILVDWKETPEAHVFQTDLPGLKKEEVKVEIDDDSVLQISGERSFEKEDENDEWHCVERSSGKFMRRFRLPENAKIDQVTANMENGVLTVTVPKQEEKKPEVKAYMENGVLIIPVPKQEAKKPEVKAYMKNGVLHIPVPEQEAKKPEVKTYMKNGVLHISVPEQEAKKPEVKTYMKNGVLHISVPEQEAKKPEVKTYMKNGVLHISVPEQEAKKPEVKTYMKNGVLHISVPEQEAKKPEVKTYMKNGVLHISVPEQEAKKPEVKAYMKNGVLHIPVPKQEAKKPEVKAYMKNDVLNIPVPKSQSIHEEWCCHYNCS, encoded by the exons ATGTCGCTGATTCCGAGTTCACTTTCCAGTTCCTTTCCTGAAAAATCAGCATTCTTGAGCATACTTGTGGACTGGAAGGAGACTCCAGAAGCGCATGTCTTCCAGACGGATCTTCCTGGACTGAAGAAGGAGGAAGTGAAGGTGGAGATCGATGATGATAGTGTTCTTCAGATAAGTGGAGAGAGAAGCTTTGAGAAAGAAGATGAGAACGATGAATGGCATTGCGTGGAGCGTAGCAGCGGGAAATTCATGAGAAGGTTTAGATTACCAGAGAATGCTAAAATTGATCAAGTCACCGCAAATATGGAGAATGGTGTTCTCACTGTAACCGTTCCTAAACAAGAGGAGAAGAAGCCTGAAGTCAAAGCATACATGGAGAATGGTGTTCTCATTATACCAGTTCCTAAACAAGAGGCGAAGAAACCTGAAGTCAAAGCATACATGAAGAATGGTGTTCTCCATATACCTGTTCCTGAACAAGAGGCGAAGAAACCTGAAGTCAAAACATACATGAAGAATGGTGTTCTCCATATATCTGTTCCTGAACAAGAGGCGAAGAAACCTGAAGTCAAAACATACATGAAGAATGGTGTTCTCCATATATCTGTTCCTGAACAAGAGGCGAAGAAACCTGAAGTCAAAACATACATGAAGAATGGTGTTCTCCATATATCTGTTCCTGAACAAGAGGCGAAGAAACCTGAAGTCAAAACATACATGAAGAATGGTGTTCTCCATATAT CTGTTCCTGAACAAGAGGCGAAGAAACCTGAAGTCAAAACATACATGAAGAATGGTGTTCTCCATATATCTGTTCCTGAACAAGAGGCGAAGAAACCTGAAGTCAAAGCATACATGAAGAATGGTGTTCTCCATATACCTGTTCCTAAACAAGAGGCGAAGAAACCTGAAGTCAAAGCATACATGAAGAATGATGTTCTCAATATACCTGTTCCTAAAAGTCAAAGCATACATGAAGAATGGTGTTGTCACTATAACTGTTCCTAA
- the LOC127105438 gene encoding inactive protein RESTRICTED TEV MOVEMENT 2 isoform X3 encodes MSLIPSSLSSSFPEKSAFLSILVDWKETPEAHVFQTDLPGLKKEEVKVEIDDDSVLQISGERSFEKEDENDEWHCVERSSGKFMRRFRLPENAKIDQVTANMENGVLTVTVPKQEEKKPEVKAYMENGVLIIPVPKQEAKKPEVKAYMKNGVLHIPVPEQEAKKPEVKTYMKNGVLHISVPEQEAKKPEVKTYMKNGVLHISVPEQEAKKPEVKTYMKNGVLHISVPEQEAKKPEVKTYMKNGVLHISVPEQEAKKPEVKTYMKNGVLHISVPEQEAKKPEVKTYMKNGVLHISVPEQEAKKPEVKAYMKNGVLHIPVPKQEAKKPEVKAYMKNDVLNIPVPKSQSIHEEWCCHYNCS; translated from the exons ATGTCGCTGATTCCGAGTTCACTTTCCAGTTCCTTTCCTGAAAAATCAGCATTCTTGAGCATACTTGTGGACTGGAAGGAGACTCCAGAAGCGCATGTCTTCCAGACGGATCTTCCTGGACTGAAGAAGGAGGAAGTGAAGGTGGAGATCGATGATGATAGTGTTCTTCAGATAAGTGGAGAGAGAAGCTTTGAGAAAGAAGATGAGAACGATGAATGGCATTGCGTGGAGCGTAGCAGCGGGAAATTCATGAGAAGGTTTAGATTACCAGAGAATGCTAAAATTGATCAAGTCACCGCAAATATGGAGAATGGTGTTCTCACTGTAACCGTTCCTAAACAAGAGGAGAAGAAGCCTGAAGTCAAAGCATACATGGAGAATGGTGTTCTCATTATACCAGTTCCTAAACAAGAGGCGAAGAAACCTGAAGTCAAAGCATACATGAAGAATGGTGTTCTCCATATACCTGTTCCTGAACAAGAGGCGAAGAAACCTGAAGTCAAAACATACATGAAGAATGGTGTTCTCCATATATCTGTTCCTGAACAAGAGGCGAAGAAACCTGAAGTCAAAACATACATGAAGAATGGTGTTCTCCATATATCTGTTCCTGAACAAGAGGCGAAGAAACCTGAAGTCAAAACATACATGAAGAATGGTGTTCTCCATATATCTGTTCCTGAACAAGAGGCGAAGAAACCTGAAGTCAAAACATACATGAAGAATGGTGTTCTCCATATATCTGTTCCTGAACAAGAGGCGAAGAAACCTGAAGTCAAAACATACATGAAGAATGGTGTTCTCCATATAT CTGTTCCTGAACAAGAGGCGAAGAAACCTGAAGTCAAAACATACATGAAGAATGGTGTTCTCCATATATCTGTTCCTGAACAAGAGGCGAAGAAACCTGAAGTCAAAGCATACATGAAGAATGGTGTTCTCCATATACCTGTTCCTAAACAAGAGGCGAAGAAACCTGAAGTCAAAGCATACATGAAGAATGATGTTCTCAATATACCTGTTCCTAAAAGTCAAAGCATACATGAAGAATGGTGTTGTCACTATAACTGTTCCTAA
- the LOC127105438 gene encoding inactive protein RESTRICTED TEV MOVEMENT 2 isoform X13, giving the protein MSLIPSSLSSSFPEKSAFLSILVDWKETPEAHVFQTDLPGLKKEEVKVEIDDDSVLQISGERSFEKEDENDEWHCVERSSGKFMRRFRLPENAKIDQVTANMENGVLTVTVPKQEEKKPEVKAYMENGVLIIPVPKQEAKKPEVKAYMKNGVLHIPVPEQEAKKPEVKTYMKNGVLHISVPEQEAKKPEVKTYMKNGVLHIPVPEQEAKKPEVKTYMKNGVLHIPVPEQEAKKPEVKTYMKNGVLHISVPEQEAKKPEVKAYMKNGVLHIPVPKQEAKKPEVKAYMKNDVLNIPVPKSQSIHEEWCCHYNCS; this is encoded by the exons ATGTCGCTGATTCCGAGTTCACTTTCCAGTTCCTTTCCTGAAAAATCAGCATTCTTGAGCATACTTGTGGACTGGAAGGAGACTCCAGAAGCGCATGTCTTCCAGACGGATCTTCCTGGACTGAAGAAGGAGGAAGTGAAGGTGGAGATCGATGATGATAGTGTTCTTCAGATAAGTGGAGAGAGAAGCTTTGAGAAAGAAGATGAGAACGATGAATGGCATTGCGTGGAGCGTAGCAGCGGGAAATTCATGAGAAGGTTTAGATTACCAGAGAATGCTAAAATTGATCAAGTCACCGCAAATATGGAGAATGGTGTTCTCACTGTAACCGTTCCTAAACAAGAGGAGAAGAAGCCTGAAGTCAAAGCATACATGGAGAATGGTGTTCTCATTATACCAGTTCCTAAACAAGAGGCGAAGAAACCTGAAGTCAAAGCATACATGAAGAATGGTGTTCTCCATATACCTGTTCCTGAACAAGAGGCGAAGAAACCTGAAGTCAAAACATACATGAAGAATGGTGTTCTCCATATATCTGTTCCTGAACAAGAGGCGAAGAAAC CTGAAGTCAAAACATACATGAAGAATGGTGTTCTCCATATACCTGTTCCTGAACAAGAGGCGAAGAAACCTGAAGTCAAAACATACATGAAGAATGGTGTTCTCCATATACCTGTTCCTGAACAAGAGGCGAAGAAACCTGAAGTCAAAACATACATGAAGAATGGTGTTCTCCATATATCTGTTCCTGAACAAGAGGCGAAGAAACCTGAAGTCAAAGCATACATGAAGAATGGTGTTCTCCATATACCTGTTCCTAAACAAGAGGCGAAGAAACCTGAAGTCAAAGCATACATGAAGAATGATGTTCTCAATATACCTGTTCCTAAAAGTCAAAGCATACATGAAGAATGGTGTTGTCACTATAACTGTTCCTAA
- the LOC127105438 gene encoding inactive protein RESTRICTED TEV MOVEMENT 2 isoform X5, producing MSLIPSSLSSSFPEKSAFLSILVDWKETPEAHVFQTDLPGLKKEEVKVEIDDDSVLQISGERSFEKEDENDEWHCVERSSGKFMRRFRLPENAKIDQVTANMENGVLTVTVPKQEEKKPEVKAYMENGVLIIPVPKQEAKKPEVKAYMKNGVLHIPVPEQEAKKPEVKTYMKNGVLHISVPEQEAKKPEVKTYMKNGVLHISVPEQEAKKPEVKTYMKNGVLHISVPEQEAKKPEVKTYMKNGVLHISVPEQEAKKPEVKTYMKNGVLHIPVPEQEAKKPEVKTYMKNGVLHIPVPEQEAKKPEVKAYMKNGVLHIPVPKQEAKKPEVKAYMKNDVLNIPVPKSQSIHEEWCCHYNCS from the exons ATGTCGCTGATTCCGAGTTCACTTTCCAGTTCCTTTCCTGAAAAATCAGCATTCTTGAGCATACTTGTGGACTGGAAGGAGACTCCAGAAGCGCATGTCTTCCAGACGGATCTTCCTGGACTGAAGAAGGAGGAAGTGAAGGTGGAGATCGATGATGATAGTGTTCTTCAGATAAGTGGAGAGAGAAGCTTTGAGAAAGAAGATGAGAACGATGAATGGCATTGCGTGGAGCGTAGCAGCGGGAAATTCATGAGAAGGTTTAGATTACCAGAGAATGCTAAAATTGATCAAGTCACCGCAAATATGGAGAATGGTGTTCTCACTGTAACCGTTCCTAAACAAGAGGAGAAGAAGCCTGAAGTCAAAGCATACATGGAGAATGGTGTTCTCATTATACCAGTTCCTAAACAAGAGGCGAAGAAACCTGAAGTCAAAGCATACATGAAGAATGGTGTTCTCCATATACCTGTTCCTGAACAAGAGGCGAAGAAACCTGAAGTCAAAACATACATGAAGAATGGTGTTCTCCATATATCTGTTCCTGAACAAGAGGCGAAGAAACCTGAAGTCAAAACATACATGAAGAATGGTGTTCTCCATATATCTGTTCCTGAACAAGAGGCGAAGAAACCTGAAGTCAAAACATACATGAAGAATGGTGTTCTCCATATATCTGTTCCTGAACAAGAGGCGAAGAAACCTGAAGTCAAAACATACATGAAGAATGGTGTTCTCCATATATCTGTTCCTGAACAAGAGGCGAAGAAAC CTGAAGTCAAAACATACATGAAGAATGGTGTTCTCCATATACCTGTTCCTGAACAAGAGGCGAAGAAACCTGAAGTCAAAACATACATGAAGAATGGTGTTCTCCATATACCTGTTCCTGAACAAGAGGCGAAGAAAC CTGAAGTCAAAGCATACATGAAGAATGGTGTTCTCCATATACCTGTTCCTAAACAAGAGGCGAAGAAACCTGAAGTCAAAGCATACATGAAGAATGATGTTCTCAATATACCTGTTCCTAAAAGTCAAAGCATACATGAAGAATGGTGTTGTCACTATAACTGTTCCTAA
- the LOC127105438 gene encoding inactive protein RESTRICTED TEV MOVEMENT 2 isoform X16 gives MSLIPSSLSSSFPEKSAFLSILVDWKETPEAHVFQTDLPGLKKEEVKVEIDDDSVLQISGERSFEKEDENDEWHCVERSSGKFMRRFRLPENAKIDQVTANMENGVLTVTVPKQEEKKPEVKAYMENGVLIIPVPKQEAKKPEVKAYMKNGVLHIPVPEQEAKKPEVKTYMKNGVLHISVPEQEAKKPEVKTYMKNGVLHISVPEQEAKKPEVKTYMKNGVLHISVPEQEAKKPEVKTYMKNGVLHISVPEQEAKKPEVKTYMKNGVLHIPVPEQEAKKPEVKTYMKNGVLHIPVPEQEAKKPEVKTYMKNGVLHISVPEQEAKKPEVKAYMKNGVLHIPVPKQEAKKPEVKAYMKNDVLNIPVPKSQSIHEEWCCHYNCS, from the exons ATGTCGCTGATTCCGAGTTCACTTTCCAGTTCCTTTCCTGAAAAATCAGCATTCTTGAGCATACTTGTGGACTGGAAGGAGACTCCAGAAGCGCATGTCTTCCAGACGGATCTTCCTGGACTGAAGAAGGAGGAAGTGAAGGTGGAGATCGATGATGATAGTGTTCTTCAGATAAGTGGAGAGAGAAGCTTTGAGAAAGAAGATGAGAACGATGAATGGCATTGCGTGGAGCGTAGCAGCGGGAAATTCATGAGAAGGTTTAGATTACCAGAGAATGCTAAAATTGATCAAGTCACCGCAAATATGGAGAATGGTGTTCTCACTGTAACCGTTCCTAAACAAGAGGAGAAGAAGCCTGAAGTCAAAGCATACATGGAGAATGGTGTTCTCATTATACCAGTTCCTAAACAAGAGGCGAAGAAACCTGAAGTCAAAGCATACATGAAGAATGGTGTTCTCCATATACCTGTTCCTGAACAAGAGGCGAAGAAACCTGAAGTCAAAACATACATGAAGAATGGTGTTCTCCATATATCTGTTCCTGAACAAGAGGCGAAGAAACCTGAAGTCAAAACATACATGAAGAATGGTGTTCTCCATATATCTGTTCCTGAACAAGAGGCGAAGAAACCTGAAGTCAAAACATACATGAAGAATGGTGTTCTCCATATATCTGTTCCTGAACAAGAGGCGAAGAAACCTGAAGTCAAAACATACATGAAGAATGGTGTTCTCCATATATCTGTTCCTGAACAAGAGGCGAAGAAAC CTGAAGTCAAAACATACATGAAGAATGGTGTTCTCCATATACCTGTTCCTGAACAAGAGGCGAAGAAACCTGAAGTCAAAACATACATGAAGAATGGTGTTCTCCATATACCTGTTCCTGAACAAGAGGCGAAGAAACCTGAAGTCAAAACATACATGAAGAATGGTGTTCTCCATATATCTGTTCCTGAACAAGAGGCGAAGAAACCTGAAGTCAAAGCATACATGAAGAATGGTGTTCTCCATATACCTGTTCCTAAACAAGAGGCGAAGAAACCTGAAGTCAAAGCATACATGAAGAATGATGTTCTCAATATACCTGTTCCTAAAAGTCAAAGCATACATGAAGAATGGTGTTGTCACTATAACTGTTCCTAA
- the LOC127105438 gene encoding inactive protein RESTRICTED TEV MOVEMENT 2 isoform X14: MSLIPSSLSSSFPEKSAFLSILVDWKETPEAHVFQTDLPGLKKEEVKVEIDDDSVLQISGERSFEKEDENDEWHCVERSSGKFMRRFRLPENAKIDQVTANMENGVLTVTVPKQEEKKPEVKAYMENGVLIIPVPKQEAKKPEVKAYMKNGVLHIPVPEQEAKKPEVKTYMKNGVLHISVPEQEAKKPEVKTYMKNGVLHISVPEQEAKKPEVKTYMKNGVLHIPVPEQEAKKPEVKTYMKNGVLHISVPEQEAKKPEVKAYMKNGVLHIPVPKQEAKKPEVKAYMKNDVLNIPVPKSQSIHEEWCCHYNCS; this comes from the exons ATGTCGCTGATTCCGAGTTCACTTTCCAGTTCCTTTCCTGAAAAATCAGCATTCTTGAGCATACTTGTGGACTGGAAGGAGACTCCAGAAGCGCATGTCTTCCAGACGGATCTTCCTGGACTGAAGAAGGAGGAAGTGAAGGTGGAGATCGATGATGATAGTGTTCTTCAGATAAGTGGAGAGAGAAGCTTTGAGAAAGAAGATGAGAACGATGAATGGCATTGCGTGGAGCGTAGCAGCGGGAAATTCATGAGAAGGTTTAGATTACCAGAGAATGCTAAAATTGATCAAGTCACCGCAAATATGGAGAATGGTGTTCTCACTGTAACCGTTCCTAAACAAGAGGAGAAGAAGCCTGAAGTCAAAGCATACATGGAGAATGGTGTTCTCATTATACCAGTTCCTAAACAAGAGGCGAAGAAACCTGAAGTCAAAGCATACATGAAGAATGGTGTTCTCCATATACCTGTTCCTGAACAAGAGGCGAAGAAACCTGAAGTCAAAACATACATGAAGAATGGTGTTCTCCATATATCTGTTCCTGAACAAGAGGCGAAGAAACCTGAAGTCAAAACATACATGAAGAATGGTGTTCTCCATATAT CTGTTCCTGAACAAGAGGCGAAGAAACCTGAAGTCAAAACATACATGAAGAATGGTGTTCTCCATATACCTGTTCCTGAACAAGAGGCGAAGAAACCTGAAGTCAAAACATACATGAAGAATGGTGTTCTCCATATATCTGTTCCTGAACAAGAGGCGAAGAAACCTGAAGTCAAAGCATACATGAAGAATGGTGTTCTCCATATACCTGTTCCTAAACAAGAGGCGAAGAAACCTGAAGTCAAAGCATACATGAAGAATGATGTTCTCAATATACCTGTTCCTAAAAGTCAAAGCATACATGAAGAATGGTGTTGTCACTATAACTGTTCCTAA
- the LOC127105438 gene encoding inactive protein RESTRICTED TEV MOVEMENT 2 isoform X7 produces the protein MSLIPSSLSSSFPEKSAFLSILVDWKETPEAHVFQTDLPGLKKEEVKVEIDDDSVLQISGERSFEKEDENDEWHCVERSSGKFMRRFRLPENAKIDQVTANMENGVLTVTVPKQEEKKPEVKAYMENGVLIIPVPKQEAKKPEVKTYMKNGVLHISVPEQEAKKPEVKTYMKNGVLHISVPEQEAKKPEVKTYMKNGVLHISVPEQEAKKPEVKTYMKNGVLHISVPEQEAKKPEVKTYMKNGVLHIPVPEQEAKKPEVKTYMKNGVLHIPVPEQEAKKPEVKTYMKNGVLHISVPEQEAKKPEVKAYMKNGVLHIPVPKQEAKKPEVKAYMKNDVLNIPVPKSQSIHEEWCCHYNCS, from the exons ATGTCGCTGATTCCGAGTTCACTTTCCAGTTCCTTTCCTGAAAAATCAGCATTCTTGAGCATACTTGTGGACTGGAAGGAGACTCCAGAAGCGCATGTCTTCCAGACGGATCTTCCTGGACTGAAGAAGGAGGAAGTGAAGGTGGAGATCGATGATGATAGTGTTCTTCAGATAAGTGGAGAGAGAAGCTTTGAGAAAGAAGATGAGAACGATGAATGGCATTGCGTGGAGCGTAGCAGCGGGAAATTCATGAGAAGGTTTAGATTACCAGAGAATGCTAAAATTGATCAAGTCACCGCAAATATGGAGAATGGTGTTCTCACTGTAACCGTTCCTAAACAAGAGGAGAAGAAGCCTGAAGTCAAAGCATACATGGAGAATGGTGTTCTCATTATACCAGTTCCTAAACAAGAGGCGAAGAAAC CTGAAGTCAAAACATACATGAAGAATGGTGTTCTCCATATATCTGTTCCTGAACAAGAGGCGAAGAAACCTGAAGTCAAAACATACATGAAGAATGGTGTTCTCCATATATCTGTTCCTGAACAAGAGGCGAAGAAACCTGAAGTCAAAACATACATGAAGAATGGTGTTCTCCATATATCTGTTCCTGAACAAGAGGCGAAGAAACCTGAAGTCAAAACATACATGAAGAATGGTGTTCTCCATATATCTGTTCCTGAACAAGAGGCGAAGAAAC CTGAAGTCAAAACATACATGAAGAATGGTGTTCTCCATATACCTGTTCCTGAACAAGAGGCGAAGAAACCTGAAGTCAAAACATACATGAAGAATGGTGTTCTCCATATACCTGTTCCTGAACAAGAGGCGAAGAAACCTGAAGTCAAAACATACATGAAGAATGGTGTTCTCCATATATCTGTTCCTGAACAAGAGGCGAAGAAACCTGAAGTCAAAGCATACATGAAGAATGGTGTTCTCCATATACCTGTTCCTAAACAAGAGGCGAAGAAACCTGAAGTCAAAGCATACATGAAGAATGATGTTCTCAATATACCTGTTCCTAAAAGTCAAAGCATACATGAAGAATGGTGTTGTCACTATAACTGTTCCTAA
- the LOC127105438 gene encoding inactive protein RESTRICTED TEV MOVEMENT 2 isoform X11: protein MSLIPSSLSSSFPEKSAFLSILVDWKETPEAHVFQTDLPGLKKEEVKVEIDDDSVLQISGERSFEKEDENDEWHCVERSSGKFMRRFRLPENAKIDQVTANMENGVLTVTVPKQEEKKPEVKAYMENGVLIIPVPKQEAKKPEVKAYMKNGVLHIPVPEQEAKKPEVKTYMKNGVLHISVPEQEAKKPEVKTYMKNGVLHISVPEQEAKKPEVKTYMKNGVLHISVPEQEAKKPEVKTYMKNGVLHISVPEQEAKKPEVKTYMKNGVLHIPVPEQEAKKPEVKAYMKNGVLHIPVPKQEAKKPEVKAYMKNDVLNIPVPKSQSIHEEWCCHYNCS, encoded by the exons ATGTCGCTGATTCCGAGTTCACTTTCCAGTTCCTTTCCTGAAAAATCAGCATTCTTGAGCATACTTGTGGACTGGAAGGAGACTCCAGAAGCGCATGTCTTCCAGACGGATCTTCCTGGACTGAAGAAGGAGGAAGTGAAGGTGGAGATCGATGATGATAGTGTTCTTCAGATAAGTGGAGAGAGAAGCTTTGAGAAAGAAGATGAGAACGATGAATGGCATTGCGTGGAGCGTAGCAGCGGGAAATTCATGAGAAGGTTTAGATTACCAGAGAATGCTAAAATTGATCAAGTCACCGCAAATATGGAGAATGGTGTTCTCACTGTAACCGTTCCTAAACAAGAGGAGAAGAAGCCTGAAGTCAAAGCATACATGGAGAATGGTGTTCTCATTATACCAGTTCCTAAACAAGAGGCGAAGAAACCTGAAGTCAAAGCATACATGAAGAATGGTGTTCTCCATATACCTGTTCCTGAACAAGAGGCGAAGAAACCTGAAGTCAAAACATACATGAAGAATGGTGTTCTCCATATATCTGTTCCTGAACAAGAGGCGAAGAAACCTGAAGTCAAAACATACATGAAGAATGGTGTTCTCCATATATCTGTTCCTGAACAAGAGGCGAAGAAACCTGAAGTCAAAACATACATGAAGAATGGTGTTCTCCATATATCTGTTCCTGAACAAGAGGCGAAGAAACCTGAAGTCAAAACATACATGAAGAATGGTGTTCTCCATATAT CTGTTCCTGAACAAGAGGCGAAGAAACCTGAAGTCAAAACATACATGAAGAATGGTGTTCTCCATATACCTGTTCCTGAACAAGAGGCGAAGAAAC CTGAAGTCAAAGCATACATGAAGAATGGTGTTCTCCATATACCTGTTCCTAAACAAGAGGCGAAGAAACCTGAAGTCAAAGCATACATGAAGAATGATGTTCTCAATATACCTGTTCCTAAAAGTCAAAGCATACATGAAGAATGGTGTTGTCACTATAACTGTTCCTAA